The Scophthalmus maximus strain ysfricsl-2021 chromosome 7, ASM2237912v1, whole genome shotgun sequence genome includes a window with the following:
- the eif4g2b gene encoding eukaryotic translation initiation factor 4 gamma 2b isoform X3, which produces MLGNIKFIGELGKLDLIHESILHKCIKTLLEKKKRVQLKDMGEDLECLCQIMRTVGPRLDHEKAKSLMDQYFGRMRSLMNNKELPARIRFLLQDTVELRDNNWVPRKAFIDNGPKTIHQIRQEAVKDLGVFIPAPMSQGMRMDFFLESPFMPNRMKLDRETLGGLADMFGQMPGGGIGTGPGVIQDRYSPTMGRHRTNPLFNGHSGHIATPPQSQFDMGPKSFVKSNQVQNQHFLNQNQNQMAQQQVQSKDLPPRFSKKGQLNADEVISLRPAQSFLLNKNQVPKLQPQIPNMMPPSAQPPRTQTPPLGQPPQLGLKTNPPPIQEKPQKINKKPPPAREELIKMTEAIVTEYLNSKNLTEAVGGVREMKAPKHFLPEMLSKIIVCSLDRPDEDKEHASTLIHTLRTEGLITGESFMQAFLNVLDQCPKIELDVPLVKSYLAQFAARAIIAELVSVAELAHPLENGTHFPLFLLCLQQSAKLRDREWLTDLFQLSKVNMQKMLPEIDQNKDRMLEILEGKGLSFLFPLLKLEKELLKQIKADPSPQSIYKWIKDNISPKLHTDKGFVNILMTSFLQYISQDLCMAECDEQLAAPSKEQLEQEKQLLLAFKPVMQKFLHDHTELQVSALYALQVHCNASGFPKGMLLRYYVNFYDMEIIEEEAFLAWKEDITQEFPGKGKALFQVNQWLTWLETAEEEESEDDAD; this is translated from the exons ATGCTTGGCAACATTAAATTCATCGGGGAACTTGGCAAACTTGACCTCATCCACGAATCTATCCTTCATAAGTGCATCAAAACA CttctggaaaagaagaagagagtccAGCTCAAGGATATGGGGGAAGATCTGGAGTGCCTCTGTCAGATAATGAGAACAGTGGGGCCGAGACTCGACCATGAGAAAGCTAAG TCTTTAATGGATCAGTACTTTGGCCGTATGCGATCCTTAATGAACAACAAGGAGTTGCCCGCTAGGATCCGCTTCCTGCTGCAAGATACAGTGGAACTACGAGATAACAACTGGGTCCCCCGCAAGGCTTTCATCGACAACGGACCAAAGACGATTCACCAGATCCGTCAGGAGGCAGTGAAA GATTTGGGTGTTTTCATCCCAGCACCCATGTCTCAGGGGATGAGGATGGACTTCTTCCTGGAAAGCCCCTTCATGCCCAATAGAATGAAACTGGACAGGGAGACTCTTGGGGGATTGGCGGACATGTTTGGACAGATGCCAG GCGGTGGGATTGGAACTGGCCCGGGGGTTATTCAGGATAGGTACTCGCCCACGATGGGGCGCCATCGCACCAACCCGCTCTTCAACGGCCACAGTGGCCACATCGCCACTCCACCACAGTCACAGTTCGACATGGGGCCCAAGTCTTTTGTTAAGTCCAACCAG GTTCAGAACCAGCATTTCCtcaaccagaaccagaaccaaatGGCCCAGCAGCAGGTCCAGTCCAAGGACCTGCCTCCGCGATTCAGCAAGAAAGGCCAGCTCAATGCAGACGAGGTA ATCAGCCTCAGGCCCGCTCAGTCATTCCTCCTGAACAAGAACCAGGTACCCAAGCTCCAGCCTCAGATCCCCAACATGATGCCTCCCAGCGCTCAGCCCCCGCGTACTCAGACCCCCCCTCTGGGACAG CCTCCACAGCTTGGCCTGAAGACCAACCCTCCACCCATCCAAGAGAAACCGCAGAAGATAAACAAGAAACCACCTCCTGCAAGGGAGGAACTGATCAAGATGACG GAGGCGATCGTGACCGAGTACTTGAACAGCAAGAACCTGACCGAGGCTGTGGGCGGCGTGCGAGAGATGAAGGCTCCCAAGCACTTTCTGCCGGAGATGCTCAGCAAGATCATCGTGTGTTCCCTGGACCGTCCGGACGAGGACAAGGAGCATGCCAGCACTCTGATCCACACACTCCGCACCGAGGGCCTCATCACCGGAGAGAGCTTCATGCAG GCTTTCCTCAATGTCCTGGACCAGTGCCCTAAGATCGAGCTGGACGTGCCCCTAGTGAAGTCCTACCTGGCCCAGTTCGCGGCCCGGGCCATCATCGCGGAGCTGGTGAGCGTGGCGGAGCTTGCGCACCCCCTGGAGAACGGCACCCacttccccctcttcctgctctgcctGCAACAGTCGGCCAAGCTGAGGGACCGGGAGTGGCTCACCGACCTCTTCCAGCTGAGCAAGGTCAACATGCAGAAGATGCTCCCAG AAATTGACCAGAACAAGGACCGCATGCTGGAGATCCTGGAGGGGAAGGGCCTGAGCTTCCTGTTCCCGCTGCTGAAGCTGGAGAAAGAGCTGCTGAAGCAGATCAAGGCAGACCCCTCTCCACAGTCCATCTACAAGTGGATTAAAGACAACATCTCTCCCAAGCTTCACACTGATAAAGGTTTTGTCAACATCCTCATGACCAG TTTCCTCCAATACATCTCCCAGGATCTGTGCATGGCGGAGTGCGATGAGCAGCTAGCAGCCCCCTCCAAagagcagctggagcaggagaagcagctgctgctggcctTCAAGCCCGTCATGCAGAAATTCCTGCACGACCACACCGAGCTGCAAGTCAGCGCCCTCTACGCCCTGCAGGTGCACTGCAATGCCAGCGGCTTCCCCAAAG GCATGCTGCTGCGCTACTATGTCAACTTCTACGACATGGAGATCATTGAAGAAGAAGCCTTCCTTGCATGGAAAGAAGACATTACCCAAGAATTCCCTGGAAAAGGAAAGGCTTTATTCCAG GTGAACCAGTGGCTCACGTGGCTGGagacggcggaggaggaggagtccgaGGACGATGCCGATTGA
- the eif4g2b gene encoding eukaryotic translation initiation factor 4 gamma 2b isoform X1: MLGNIKFIGELGKLDLIHESILHKCIKTLLEKKKRVQLKDMGEDLECLCQIMRTVGPRLDHEKAKSLMDQYFGRMRSLMNNKELPARIRFLLQDTVELRDNNWVPRKAFIDNGPKTIHQIRQEAVKDLGVFIPAPMSQGMRMDFFLESPFMPNRMKLDRETLGGLADMFGQMPGGGIGTGPGVIQDRYSPTMGRHRTNPLFNGHSGHIATPPQSQFDMGPKSFVKSNQTHTHTHQYNKEDGTVQNQHFLNQNQNQMAQQQVQSKDLPPRFSKKGQLNADEVISLRPAQSFLLNKNQVPKLQPQIPNMMPPSAQPPRTQTPPLGQPPQLGLKTNPPPIQEKPQKINKKPPPAREELIKMTEAIVTEYLNSKNLTEAVGGVREMKAPKHFLPEMLSKIIVCSLDRPDEDKEHASTLIHTLRTEGLITGESFMQAFLNVLDQCPKIELDVPLVKSYLAQFAARAIIAELVSVAELAHPLENGTHFPLFLLCLQQSAKLRDREWLTDLFQLSKVNMQKMLPEIDQNKDRMLEILEGKGLSFLFPLLKLEKELLKQIKADPSPQSIYKWIKDNISPKLHTDKGFVNILMTSFLQYISQDLCMAECDEQLAAPSKEQLEQEKQLLLAFKPVMQKFLHDHTELQVSALYALQVHCNASGFPKGMLLRYYVNFYDMEIIEEEAFLAWKEDITQEFPGKGKALFQVNQWLTWLETAEEEESEDDAD, from the exons ATGCTTGGCAACATTAAATTCATCGGGGAACTTGGCAAACTTGACCTCATCCACGAATCTATCCTTCATAAGTGCATCAAAACA CttctggaaaagaagaagagagtccAGCTCAAGGATATGGGGGAAGATCTGGAGTGCCTCTGTCAGATAATGAGAACAGTGGGGCCGAGACTCGACCATGAGAAAGCTAAG TCTTTAATGGATCAGTACTTTGGCCGTATGCGATCCTTAATGAACAACAAGGAGTTGCCCGCTAGGATCCGCTTCCTGCTGCAAGATACAGTGGAACTACGAGATAACAACTGGGTCCCCCGCAAGGCTTTCATCGACAACGGACCAAAGACGATTCACCAGATCCGTCAGGAGGCAGTGAAA GATTTGGGTGTTTTCATCCCAGCACCCATGTCTCAGGGGATGAGGATGGACTTCTTCCTGGAAAGCCCCTTCATGCCCAATAGAATGAAACTGGACAGGGAGACTCTTGGGGGATTGGCGGACATGTTTGGACAGATGCCAG GCGGTGGGATTGGAACTGGCCCGGGGGTTATTCAGGATAGGTACTCGCCCACGATGGGGCGCCATCGCACCAACCCGCTCTTCAACGGCCACAGTGGCCACATCGCCACTCCACCACAGTCACAGTTCGACATGGGGCCCAAGTCTTTTGTTAAGTCCAACCAG acccacacccacacccaccagTACAATAAAGAAGACGGCACG GTTCAGAACCAGCATTTCCtcaaccagaaccagaaccaaatGGCCCAGCAGCAGGTCCAGTCCAAGGACCTGCCTCCGCGATTCAGCAAGAAAGGCCAGCTCAATGCAGACGAGGTA ATCAGCCTCAGGCCCGCTCAGTCATTCCTCCTGAACAAGAACCAGGTACCCAAGCTCCAGCCTCAGATCCCCAACATGATGCCTCCCAGCGCTCAGCCCCCGCGTACTCAGACCCCCCCTCTGGGACAG CCTCCACAGCTTGGCCTGAAGACCAACCCTCCACCCATCCAAGAGAAACCGCAGAAGATAAACAAGAAACCACCTCCTGCAAGGGAGGAACTGATCAAGATGACG GAGGCGATCGTGACCGAGTACTTGAACAGCAAGAACCTGACCGAGGCTGTGGGCGGCGTGCGAGAGATGAAGGCTCCCAAGCACTTTCTGCCGGAGATGCTCAGCAAGATCATCGTGTGTTCCCTGGACCGTCCGGACGAGGACAAGGAGCATGCCAGCACTCTGATCCACACACTCCGCACCGAGGGCCTCATCACCGGAGAGAGCTTCATGCAG GCTTTCCTCAATGTCCTGGACCAGTGCCCTAAGATCGAGCTGGACGTGCCCCTAGTGAAGTCCTACCTGGCCCAGTTCGCGGCCCGGGCCATCATCGCGGAGCTGGTGAGCGTGGCGGAGCTTGCGCACCCCCTGGAGAACGGCACCCacttccccctcttcctgctctgcctGCAACAGTCGGCCAAGCTGAGGGACCGGGAGTGGCTCACCGACCTCTTCCAGCTGAGCAAGGTCAACATGCAGAAGATGCTCCCAG AAATTGACCAGAACAAGGACCGCATGCTGGAGATCCTGGAGGGGAAGGGCCTGAGCTTCCTGTTCCCGCTGCTGAAGCTGGAGAAAGAGCTGCTGAAGCAGATCAAGGCAGACCCCTCTCCACAGTCCATCTACAAGTGGATTAAAGACAACATCTCTCCCAAGCTTCACACTGATAAAGGTTTTGTCAACATCCTCATGACCAG TTTCCTCCAATACATCTCCCAGGATCTGTGCATGGCGGAGTGCGATGAGCAGCTAGCAGCCCCCTCCAAagagcagctggagcaggagaagcagctgctgctggcctTCAAGCCCGTCATGCAGAAATTCCTGCACGACCACACCGAGCTGCAAGTCAGCGCCCTCTACGCCCTGCAGGTGCACTGCAATGCCAGCGGCTTCCCCAAAG GCATGCTGCTGCGCTACTATGTCAACTTCTACGACATGGAGATCATTGAAGAAGAAGCCTTCCTTGCATGGAAAGAAGACATTACCCAAGAATTCCCTGGAAAAGGAAAGGCTTTATTCCAG GTGAACCAGTGGCTCACGTGGCTGGagacggcggaggaggaggagtccgaGGACGATGCCGATTGA
- the eif4g2b gene encoding eukaryotic translation initiation factor 4 gamma 2b isoform X4: MLGNIKFIGELGKLDLIHESILHKCIKTLLEKKKRVQLKDMGEDLECLCQIMRTVGPRLDHEKAKSLMDQYFGRMRSLMNNKELPARIRFLLQDTVELRDNNWVPRKAFIDNGPKTIHQIRQEAVKDLGVFIPAPMSQGMRMDFFLESPFMPNRMKLDRETLGGLADMFGQMPGGGIGTGPGVIQDRYSPTMGRHRTNPLFNGHSGHIATPPQSQFDMGPKSFVKSNQVQNQHFLNQNQNQMAQQQVQSKDLPPRFSKKGQLNADEISLRPAQSFLLNKNQVPKLQPQIPNMMPPSAQPPRTQTPPLGQPPQLGLKTNPPPIQEKPQKINKKPPPAREELIKMTEAIVTEYLNSKNLTEAVGGVREMKAPKHFLPEMLSKIIVCSLDRPDEDKEHASTLIHTLRTEGLITGESFMQAFLNVLDQCPKIELDVPLVKSYLAQFAARAIIAELVSVAELAHPLENGTHFPLFLLCLQQSAKLRDREWLTDLFQLSKVNMQKMLPEIDQNKDRMLEILEGKGLSFLFPLLKLEKELLKQIKADPSPQSIYKWIKDNISPKLHTDKGFVNILMTSFLQYISQDLCMAECDEQLAAPSKEQLEQEKQLLLAFKPVMQKFLHDHTELQVSALYALQVHCNASGFPKGMLLRYYVNFYDMEIIEEEAFLAWKEDITQEFPGKGKALFQVNQWLTWLETAEEEESEDDAD; encoded by the exons ATGCTTGGCAACATTAAATTCATCGGGGAACTTGGCAAACTTGACCTCATCCACGAATCTATCCTTCATAAGTGCATCAAAACA CttctggaaaagaagaagagagtccAGCTCAAGGATATGGGGGAAGATCTGGAGTGCCTCTGTCAGATAATGAGAACAGTGGGGCCGAGACTCGACCATGAGAAAGCTAAG TCTTTAATGGATCAGTACTTTGGCCGTATGCGATCCTTAATGAACAACAAGGAGTTGCCCGCTAGGATCCGCTTCCTGCTGCAAGATACAGTGGAACTACGAGATAACAACTGGGTCCCCCGCAAGGCTTTCATCGACAACGGACCAAAGACGATTCACCAGATCCGTCAGGAGGCAGTGAAA GATTTGGGTGTTTTCATCCCAGCACCCATGTCTCAGGGGATGAGGATGGACTTCTTCCTGGAAAGCCCCTTCATGCCCAATAGAATGAAACTGGACAGGGAGACTCTTGGGGGATTGGCGGACATGTTTGGACAGATGCCAG GCGGTGGGATTGGAACTGGCCCGGGGGTTATTCAGGATAGGTACTCGCCCACGATGGGGCGCCATCGCACCAACCCGCTCTTCAACGGCCACAGTGGCCACATCGCCACTCCACCACAGTCACAGTTCGACATGGGGCCCAAGTCTTTTGTTAAGTCCAACCAG GTTCAGAACCAGCATTTCCtcaaccagaaccagaaccaaatGGCCCAGCAGCAGGTCCAGTCCAAGGACCTGCCTCCGCGATTCAGCAAGAAAGGCCAGCTCAATGCAGACGAG ATCAGCCTCAGGCCCGCTCAGTCATTCCTCCTGAACAAGAACCAGGTACCCAAGCTCCAGCCTCAGATCCCCAACATGATGCCTCCCAGCGCTCAGCCCCCGCGTACTCAGACCCCCCCTCTGGGACAG CCTCCACAGCTTGGCCTGAAGACCAACCCTCCACCCATCCAAGAGAAACCGCAGAAGATAAACAAGAAACCACCTCCTGCAAGGGAGGAACTGATCAAGATGACG GAGGCGATCGTGACCGAGTACTTGAACAGCAAGAACCTGACCGAGGCTGTGGGCGGCGTGCGAGAGATGAAGGCTCCCAAGCACTTTCTGCCGGAGATGCTCAGCAAGATCATCGTGTGTTCCCTGGACCGTCCGGACGAGGACAAGGAGCATGCCAGCACTCTGATCCACACACTCCGCACCGAGGGCCTCATCACCGGAGAGAGCTTCATGCAG GCTTTCCTCAATGTCCTGGACCAGTGCCCTAAGATCGAGCTGGACGTGCCCCTAGTGAAGTCCTACCTGGCCCAGTTCGCGGCCCGGGCCATCATCGCGGAGCTGGTGAGCGTGGCGGAGCTTGCGCACCCCCTGGAGAACGGCACCCacttccccctcttcctgctctgcctGCAACAGTCGGCCAAGCTGAGGGACCGGGAGTGGCTCACCGACCTCTTCCAGCTGAGCAAGGTCAACATGCAGAAGATGCTCCCAG AAATTGACCAGAACAAGGACCGCATGCTGGAGATCCTGGAGGGGAAGGGCCTGAGCTTCCTGTTCCCGCTGCTGAAGCTGGAGAAAGAGCTGCTGAAGCAGATCAAGGCAGACCCCTCTCCACAGTCCATCTACAAGTGGATTAAAGACAACATCTCTCCCAAGCTTCACACTGATAAAGGTTTTGTCAACATCCTCATGACCAG TTTCCTCCAATACATCTCCCAGGATCTGTGCATGGCGGAGTGCGATGAGCAGCTAGCAGCCCCCTCCAAagagcagctggagcaggagaagcagctgctgctggcctTCAAGCCCGTCATGCAGAAATTCCTGCACGACCACACCGAGCTGCAAGTCAGCGCCCTCTACGCCCTGCAGGTGCACTGCAATGCCAGCGGCTTCCCCAAAG GCATGCTGCTGCGCTACTATGTCAACTTCTACGACATGGAGATCATTGAAGAAGAAGCCTTCCTTGCATGGAAAGAAGACATTACCCAAGAATTCCCTGGAAAAGGAAAGGCTTTATTCCAG GTGAACCAGTGGCTCACGTGGCTGGagacggcggaggaggaggagtccgaGGACGATGCCGATTGA
- the eif4g2b gene encoding eukaryotic translation initiation factor 4 gamma 2b isoform X2 translates to MLGNIKFIGELGKLDLIHESILHKCIKTLLEKKKRVQLKDMGEDLECLCQIMRTVGPRLDHEKAKSLMDQYFGRMRSLMNNKELPARIRFLLQDTVELRDNNWVPRKAFIDNGPKTIHQIRQEAVKDLGVFIPAPMSQGMRMDFFLESPFMPNRMKLDRETLGGLADMFGQMPGGGIGTGPGVIQDRYSPTMGRHRTNPLFNGHSGHIATPPQSQFDMGPKSFVKSNQTHTHTHQYNKEDGTVQNQHFLNQNQNQMAQQQVQSKDLPPRFSKKGQLNADEISLRPAQSFLLNKNQVPKLQPQIPNMMPPSAQPPRTQTPPLGQPPQLGLKTNPPPIQEKPQKINKKPPPAREELIKMTEAIVTEYLNSKNLTEAVGGVREMKAPKHFLPEMLSKIIVCSLDRPDEDKEHASTLIHTLRTEGLITGESFMQAFLNVLDQCPKIELDVPLVKSYLAQFAARAIIAELVSVAELAHPLENGTHFPLFLLCLQQSAKLRDREWLTDLFQLSKVNMQKMLPEIDQNKDRMLEILEGKGLSFLFPLLKLEKELLKQIKADPSPQSIYKWIKDNISPKLHTDKGFVNILMTSFLQYISQDLCMAECDEQLAAPSKEQLEQEKQLLLAFKPVMQKFLHDHTELQVSALYALQVHCNASGFPKGMLLRYYVNFYDMEIIEEEAFLAWKEDITQEFPGKGKALFQVNQWLTWLETAEEEESEDDAD, encoded by the exons ATGCTTGGCAACATTAAATTCATCGGGGAACTTGGCAAACTTGACCTCATCCACGAATCTATCCTTCATAAGTGCATCAAAACA CttctggaaaagaagaagagagtccAGCTCAAGGATATGGGGGAAGATCTGGAGTGCCTCTGTCAGATAATGAGAACAGTGGGGCCGAGACTCGACCATGAGAAAGCTAAG TCTTTAATGGATCAGTACTTTGGCCGTATGCGATCCTTAATGAACAACAAGGAGTTGCCCGCTAGGATCCGCTTCCTGCTGCAAGATACAGTGGAACTACGAGATAACAACTGGGTCCCCCGCAAGGCTTTCATCGACAACGGACCAAAGACGATTCACCAGATCCGTCAGGAGGCAGTGAAA GATTTGGGTGTTTTCATCCCAGCACCCATGTCTCAGGGGATGAGGATGGACTTCTTCCTGGAAAGCCCCTTCATGCCCAATAGAATGAAACTGGACAGGGAGACTCTTGGGGGATTGGCGGACATGTTTGGACAGATGCCAG GCGGTGGGATTGGAACTGGCCCGGGGGTTATTCAGGATAGGTACTCGCCCACGATGGGGCGCCATCGCACCAACCCGCTCTTCAACGGCCACAGTGGCCACATCGCCACTCCACCACAGTCACAGTTCGACATGGGGCCCAAGTCTTTTGTTAAGTCCAACCAG acccacacccacacccaccagTACAATAAAGAAGACGGCACG GTTCAGAACCAGCATTTCCtcaaccagaaccagaaccaaatGGCCCAGCAGCAGGTCCAGTCCAAGGACCTGCCTCCGCGATTCAGCAAGAAAGGCCAGCTCAATGCAGACGAG ATCAGCCTCAGGCCCGCTCAGTCATTCCTCCTGAACAAGAACCAGGTACCCAAGCTCCAGCCTCAGATCCCCAACATGATGCCTCCCAGCGCTCAGCCCCCGCGTACTCAGACCCCCCCTCTGGGACAG CCTCCACAGCTTGGCCTGAAGACCAACCCTCCACCCATCCAAGAGAAACCGCAGAAGATAAACAAGAAACCACCTCCTGCAAGGGAGGAACTGATCAAGATGACG GAGGCGATCGTGACCGAGTACTTGAACAGCAAGAACCTGACCGAGGCTGTGGGCGGCGTGCGAGAGATGAAGGCTCCCAAGCACTTTCTGCCGGAGATGCTCAGCAAGATCATCGTGTGTTCCCTGGACCGTCCGGACGAGGACAAGGAGCATGCCAGCACTCTGATCCACACACTCCGCACCGAGGGCCTCATCACCGGAGAGAGCTTCATGCAG GCTTTCCTCAATGTCCTGGACCAGTGCCCTAAGATCGAGCTGGACGTGCCCCTAGTGAAGTCCTACCTGGCCCAGTTCGCGGCCCGGGCCATCATCGCGGAGCTGGTGAGCGTGGCGGAGCTTGCGCACCCCCTGGAGAACGGCACCCacttccccctcttcctgctctgcctGCAACAGTCGGCCAAGCTGAGGGACCGGGAGTGGCTCACCGACCTCTTCCAGCTGAGCAAGGTCAACATGCAGAAGATGCTCCCAG AAATTGACCAGAACAAGGACCGCATGCTGGAGATCCTGGAGGGGAAGGGCCTGAGCTTCCTGTTCCCGCTGCTGAAGCTGGAGAAAGAGCTGCTGAAGCAGATCAAGGCAGACCCCTCTCCACAGTCCATCTACAAGTGGATTAAAGACAACATCTCTCCCAAGCTTCACACTGATAAAGGTTTTGTCAACATCCTCATGACCAG TTTCCTCCAATACATCTCCCAGGATCTGTGCATGGCGGAGTGCGATGAGCAGCTAGCAGCCCCCTCCAAagagcagctggagcaggagaagcagctgctgctggcctTCAAGCCCGTCATGCAGAAATTCCTGCACGACCACACCGAGCTGCAAGTCAGCGCCCTCTACGCCCTGCAGGTGCACTGCAATGCCAGCGGCTTCCCCAAAG GCATGCTGCTGCGCTACTATGTCAACTTCTACGACATGGAGATCATTGAAGAAGAAGCCTTCCTTGCATGGAAAGAAGACATTACCCAAGAATTCCCTGGAAAAGGAAAGGCTTTATTCCAG GTGAACCAGTGGCTCACGTGGCTGGagacggcggaggaggaggagtccgaGGACGATGCCGATTGA